The genomic DNA TCTCCAGACGGTCTATGACCCGGGCGGCGATCTCCTCTACCTTGCCGCGCTCGGCAATACCCATGGCTGAGGCCTGGTTGAAGATGATCTGGGCGATGCGGTTCTTATCAACAATGGGCTTACCGGATGGTTGCGGTGTCATGGCTTTTACTCCGTTTTGCTTTCTTTATTTCAGTATCCAGCAGCAGCGGCAACTGGGAGCGGGTGTCCGGCTCCGGGCGGCCGATGAGCTTATCCACCATTTCCTTAAACTCGGTCACATCGGTAAACTTGCGGTAGACCGAAGCGAAACGGATATAGGCGATGTTATCAATGCTTTTAAGTTTCTCCATCACCTTATCCCCGACAGCAGAAGAGGATATTTCGGCGCGGCCGGTTTCAACCAGTTCCGCCTCAATTTCATCGGCCAGTTTGTCCACCGTACCGACCGGCATCG from Dehalogenimonas sp. W includes the following:
- the nrdR gene encoding transcriptional regulator NrdR, which encodes MNCPNCLQNELKVVDSRDVEDGIRRRRECLGCGYRFTTYERIQPTAVYVIKKDGRREEWSKDKLLGGLHKALEKRPMPVGTVDKLADEIEAELVETGRAEISSSAVGDKVMEKLKSIDNIAYIRFASVYRKFTDVTEFKEMVDKLIGRPEPDTRSQLPLLLDTEIKKAKRSKSHDTATIR